ggggaggaggtggcGGCAATGATGGCCCCTTGGGGGCTCTTGGGGCAGTTTGGGCAGTCAGACTAGAAGCCTTGCAGAGTTGCCGGGGAAAGGGGGCTCTGGGGAAGGCCCTGAGCAGGGTGGCAGGCAGCCGTTGGCTGGTGAAGACTAGGCCCTGCACAGGCTCACCCAGCTGGTAGCCCAGGTGGGCATAGAACTGCAGCTGGTCATGGGTAGTGAGGTGTAGTCGGCGGAAGCCCCGGGCCTGAGCAAAAACCTCCAGGCCCTCCATGAGGCGGCGGCCAAAGCCACGGCCCCTCAGAGCCCGGGCCACCACCACTGTCTCCACTAGGAGGCTCTGGGGCCGGTCCAGCACCCGTGACAAGCGGGCATGGCCTACCACGATGGGGGCTGCCTCAggtgtggggctggggctcaGCAGCATCAGGCAGAGGGGGAAGGCGTCTGAGGACTGGCCCAAGGAATGCAGGCGGGAGGCACGGCTGCGGGGCCACTGCTCATTGATGAGGTCGGCACAGGCATCCAGGAGCTCAGGTCGGCAGTGCACAGGCTCCAGGGTCAGTTCAGCCAGGTTGGGGGCTGAGGTCTCCTCTGGCTGGTGTGCAGGATCCAGGGTCAGCTCAGTCAAGCCAGGACTGAGGGTCATCTCTGGATGGCATGCAGAACCCAGGGTCAGCTCAGCTAGGCTGGGGCTCAGGGTCAGCTCTGGCTGGTGTGCAGGATCCAGGGTCAGCGTGGCCAGGTTGGATCTCAGGGTCAACTCTGACTGGCATGCAGGATCCAGAGTCAGCTTGGCTGGGCTGGTACTCAGGATCAACTCTATCTGGTGTGTAGGGTCTAGGGTAGGGGTCAGCTTTGATGAGCCAGGGCTCAGAGTCAGCTCTTCCCTACATGTAGGATCCAGGCTCAGCTAAGTCAGGCTGGGAGCCATGGTCATTTCCTGCTGGGTTGCAGGTGGCTCAGTGCCAGGCTGGGGATTAAGAGCATGGTCTCCAGACAATGGTTATCTCCTCAGACCACAAGGATGCTCCTCCTGTAGACAACAGCCATGCTAGGCTGTGCCAGGAAGGAGGACAGtgttggggcagggaggggctgacAGAGTGCTAGGGTAGCCATGAATCCTGGAACTGGTAAGCTACACCTTGTCTCTGTCCCATACTCACCTGATGGCACAGGTCACCTGGAGACCATCCCTTATACCTGACTCAGGTGACTCA
The Panthera uncia isolate 11264 chromosome A2, Puncia_PCG_1.0, whole genome shotgun sequence genome window above contains:
- the NAA80 gene encoding LOW QUALITY PROTEIN: N-alpha-acetyltransferase 80 (The sequence of the model RefSeq protein was modified relative to this genomic sequence to represent the inferred CDS: deleted 1 base in 1 codon), with the translated sequence MPVRVDPEIQLATLTLDPAHQPELTLSPSLAELTLGSACHPEMTLSPGLTELTLDPAHQPEETSAPNLAELTLEPVHCRPELLDACADLINEQWPRSRASRLHSLGQSSDAFPLCLMLLSPSPTPEAAPIVVGHARLSRVLDRPQSLLVETVVVARALRGRGFGRRLMEGLEVFAQARGFRRLHLTTHDQLQFYAHLGYQLGEPVQGLVFTSQRLPATLLRAFPRAPFPRQLCKASSLTAQTAPRAPKGPSLPPPPPLPEPLTTSPPPPAGPPPQSLLETQYQDLRGCPIFWMEKDI